A single window of Liolophura sinensis isolate JHLJ2023 chromosome 6, CUHK_Ljap_v2, whole genome shotgun sequence DNA harbors:
- the LOC135466470 gene encoding probable splicing factor, arginine/serine-rich 6 yields MSSRDGSERKLDCKVYVGDLGYGAAKQELEDIFVRYGALKNVWVARNPPGFAFVEYEDPRDAEDACKALDGSKMNGRRVRVELSTGKSRWGSRGPPVRRNRGGGYGGGSSYGGYGGSRRGRSRSRSPPPRRRPRSSSASRSRSGSRDRSNNWSQKDR; encoded by the exons ATGTCCAGTCGTGATGGATCCGAGCGTAAATTGGATTGTAAGGTATATGTAGGCGATCTTGGGTACGGGGCAGCCAAACAAGAGTTGGAGGACATCTTTGTACGCTATGGTGCTTTAAAGAATGTTTGGGTTGCACGCAACCCACCTGGTTTTGCTTTTGTTGAGTATGAAGATCCCAGGGATGCGGAAGATGCTTGCAAAGCTCTAGATGGGTC GAAAATGAACGGGAGACGTGTTAGAGTAGAGCTGTCAACTGGAAAGTCTCGCTGGGGTAGTAGAGGCCCTCCTGTACGCAGAAATCGTGGGGGTGGATATGGTGGGGGTAGCAGCTATGGTGGCTATGGAGGCAGTCGGCGAGGTAGATCCAG GTCAAGGTCACCCCCTCCACGACGACGACCCCGAAGTTCCAGTGCCAGCAGAAGCAG ATCGGGTTCGCGTGACAGATCCAATAATTGGAGCCAGAAAGACAG ATGA